One genomic segment of Arthrobacter sp. JZ12 includes these proteins:
- a CDS encoding DUF6458 family protein, which translates to MLSTSIARIGPSIALIAIGAILAFAVAGNLVNFIDLTLVGYILIGIGILGLVVSLLMSAPRNQRRISESRTVQDPHTGERITRNETRDGGL; encoded by the coding sequence ATGCTTAGTACATCCATCGCGCGAATCGGTCCTTCCATCGCCCTCATTGCAATCGGCGCAATCCTTGCCTTCGCCGTCGCAGGCAACCTGGTCAACTTCATCGACCTAACGCTTGTCGGATACATCCTGATAGGCATCGGCATTCTCGGCCTCGTTGTTTCCCTGCTGATGAGCGCGCCGCGCAACCAGCGCCGGATCAGCGAATCGCGGACGGTCCAGGACCCGCACACCGGCGAGCGAATCACGCGCAATGAAACAAGGGATGGTGGCCTCTAA
- a CDS encoding 1-phosphofructokinase family hexose kinase: MIITLTANPSLDRTIELAAPLARGAVQRATANRQESGGKGVNVCRALSAGGADARAILPGRGDDPVLTGLDAASVPYRNLPISSALRSNVTITEPDGTTTKINEPGPALTPQEAEELVDLVVEASDGASWLVLAGSLPPGLASDFYASVVRAVRTRYAERAPMIAIDASEAALIAAIEGDAAPDLLKPNAEELSQLTGIGHGDELENQQDLAVEAATRLLAHGVRAVLATLGSKGALLVSREGAWHAQHPPITAISTVGAGDSALAGYLLAHTSGRSAPDCLRQAVAHGSAAASLPGSTVPALNQTTPEAVVVRALTPTNPAPTRP, translated from the coding sequence ATGATCATCACGCTCACCGCCAACCCCAGCCTCGACCGCACCATCGAGCTTGCGGCTCCCCTGGCCCGCGGAGCCGTACAGCGCGCCACCGCTAACCGCCAGGAGTCGGGCGGCAAGGGCGTGAATGTCTGCCGGGCACTTTCAGCCGGCGGCGCCGACGCCCGCGCGATCCTCCCCGGGCGCGGGGACGATCCGGTTCTCACAGGACTGGACGCAGCCTCAGTTCCCTACCGCAACCTTCCGATCTCCTCGGCGCTGCGAAGCAACGTGACCATCACCGAACCGGACGGCACCACCACAAAGATCAACGAGCCCGGACCCGCGCTCACGCCGCAGGAGGCCGAAGAACTCGTCGACCTTGTGGTCGAGGCGTCCGACGGCGCCAGTTGGCTTGTGCTCGCCGGTTCGCTTCCGCCGGGCCTGGCAAGCGACTTCTATGCTTCCGTGGTGCGAGCCGTTCGTACCCGTTACGCCGAACGCGCACCGATGATTGCAATCGACGCATCCGAAGCGGCGCTCATTGCGGCTATCGAGGGCGACGCTGCCCCGGACCTGCTGAAACCAAATGCCGAGGAGCTCTCGCAACTGACCGGCATCGGCCACGGTGATGAACTCGAAAATCAACAGGACCTTGCAGTGGAGGCGGCCACCCGGCTGTTGGCCCACGGCGTCCGGGCCGTATTGGCAACACTCGGCTCGAAAGGTGCGCTGCTGGTAAGCCGGGAGGGCGCCTGGCACGCGCAGCACCCTCCCATTACCGCCATCTCGACCGTCGGTGCCGGAGACTCCGCGCTCGCCGGCTACCTCCTGGCTCATACGAGCGGCAGAAGTGCACCCGACTGTCTCCGGCAGGCGGTGGCCCACGGCTCCGCCGCGGCCTCCCTCCCCGGGTCCACCGTGCCTGCACTGAATCAGACAACGCCGGAAGCCGTCGTCGTCCGCGCCCTCACCCCAACCAACCCCGCCCCTACCCGTCCATAA
- a CDS encoding DeoR/GlpR family DNA-binding transcription regulator, with product MFAEERYNRIAELVASEGRVTVAQLAARFDITKETVRRDLDLLEKDGLLRRVHGGAVPLASASTRELSLTTREERNQAEKARIAKAALTMLPAEGSIVLDGGTTTGNLAALVAQEPVEQRLIITHSIPVAHALIGSGQQIEFIGGRVRGLTSACVGSGTAARYRSFRPDIGFIGTNGVHAHFGLSTPDPEEASVKAAIVQSARRVVVLADSSKLDEEALVGFAALGDIDALITDVQPGPELTSALADADVDLVIA from the coding sequence GTGTTCGCCGAGGAACGTTACAACCGGATCGCCGAACTGGTCGCGTCCGAAGGCCGGGTGACCGTTGCGCAGCTGGCCGCGCGTTTTGACATCACCAAGGAGACCGTTCGACGGGATCTGGACCTGCTCGAAAAGGATGGTCTCCTGCGGCGGGTGCACGGCGGGGCTGTCCCCCTCGCGAGTGCCAGCACCCGGGAGCTGAGCCTGACCACACGGGAAGAACGGAACCAGGCGGAGAAGGCCCGGATCGCCAAGGCTGCGCTCACCATGCTTCCGGCCGAAGGATCGATTGTGCTCGACGGCGGGACAACCACCGGCAACCTTGCGGCGCTGGTGGCGCAGGAGCCAGTTGAACAACGACTCATCATTACCCACTCCATTCCGGTGGCTCACGCTCTCATTGGCTCCGGACAGCAGATTGAGTTCATTGGTGGACGGGTCAGGGGCCTCACCAGCGCCTGCGTGGGCAGCGGCACAGCGGCACGCTACCGAAGCTTCCGTCCGGACATAGGTTTCATCGGAACCAACGGCGTGCACGCACACTTCGGACTCAGCACCCCAGATCCCGAGGAGGCATCGGTGAAAGCAGCTATTGTCCAGTCCGCGCGGCGGGTGGTCGTGCTCGCGGACAGCTCCAAGCTGGATGAGGAAGCTCTTGTAGGGTTCGCCGCCCTCGGCGACATCGATGCCCTGATCACCGATGTACAGCCCGGTCCAGAACTCACCAGCGCCCTCGCGGATGCTGACGTCGATCTGGTGATCGCATGA